In a genomic window of Glycine max cultivar Williams 82 chromosome 13, Glycine_max_v4.0, whole genome shotgun sequence:
- the LOC110991261 gene encoding eukaryotic initiation factor 4A-15, translating to MAGLAPEGSQFDARQYDSKMSDLLSSDGQDFFTSYDEVYDSFDAMGLQENLLRGIYAYGFEKPSAIQQRGIVPFCKGLDVIQQAQSGTGKTATFCSGILQQLDYSLTQCQALVLAPTRELAQQIEKVMRALGDYLGVKVHACVGGTSVREDQRILSSGVHVVVGTPGRVFDMLRRQSLLPDHIKMFVLDEADEMLSRGFKDQIYDIFQLLPSKIQVGVFSATMPPEALEITRKFMNKPVRILVKRDELTLEGIKQFYVNVEREDWKLDTLCDLYETLAITQSVIFVNTRRKVDWLTDKMRSRDHTVSATHGDMDQNTRDIIMREFRSGSSRVLITTDLLARGIDVQQVSLVINFDLPTQPENYLHRIGRSGRFGRKGVAINFVTKDDEKMLFDIQKFYNVQVEELPSNVAELL from the exons ATGGCTGGACTTGCACCTGAGGGATCACAGTTCGATGCTCGTCAATATGATTCTAAAATGAGTGACTT aCTTTCATCTGATGGACAGGACTTCTTCACATCCTATGACGAGGTTTATGATAGTTTTGACGCTATGGGTTTGCAGGAAAATCTTCTCAGGGGAATTTACGCATATg GTTTTGAGAAGCCATCTGCCATTCAGCAAAGGGGGATAGTTCCCTTCTGCAAGGGACTTGATGTTATTCAGCAGGCTCAGTCTGGAACTGGGAAGACGGCTACTTTCTGCTCTGGTATTCTGCAGCAACTTGACTATAGCTTGACGCAATGCCAGGCCTTGGTTTTAGCACCAACTCGTGAGCTTGCTCAGCAGATTGAGAAGGTTATGCGAGCACTTGGAGATTATCTAGGTGTGAAGGTTCATGCTTGTGTGGGAGGTACCAGTGTGCGTGAAGACCAACGCATTCTATCTAGCGGTGTTCATGTTGTGGTTGGTACCCCTGGTCGTGTGTTTGATATGCTGCGCAGACAGTCACTTCTGCCAGATCACATCAAGATGTTTGTATTGGATGAGGCTGATGAAATGCTTTCCCGAGGTTTTAAGGATCAG ATCTACGATATATTTCAGCTGCTGCCATCTAAGATTCAAGTGGGAGTTTTCTCTGCTACAATGCCTCCTGAGGCCCTTGAGATCACTAGGAAGTTTATGAACAAACCTGTTAGGATCCTTGTGAAGCGTGATGAGCTCACCTTGGAGGGTATTAAGCAATTTTATGTCAATGTTGAGAGGGAGGATTGGAAGCTGGACACACTCTGCGATCTTTACGAGACATTAGCTATCACTCAGAGTGTCATTTTTGTTAATACCAGAAGGAAAGTTGATTGGTTGACTGACAAGATGAGAAGCCGTGACCACACAGTCTCAGCAACCCACGGAGACATGGACCAGAATACCAGGGACATTATTATGCGTGAATTCCGTTCTGGGTCTTCCCGTGTCTTGATAACCACTGATCTTTTGGCTCGTGGTATTGATGTGCAACAAGTGTCTCTAGTTATAAACTTTGATCTCCCTACACAGCCTGAGAACTATCTCCACCGTATTGGTCGTAGTGGGAGGTTCGGAAGGAAAGGTGTTGCGATCAATTTTGTCACAAAGGATGACGAGAAAATGCTGTTTGACATCCAGAAGTTTTACAACGTGCAAGTTGAGGAGCTGCCTTCAAATGTTGCTGAGCTCCTTTGA
- the LOC100820024 gene encoding WD40 domain-containing protin yields the protein MCGDATNWDEDAYRETVLREREIQTRTVFRTAWAPPYTSNLDTLLVASSDGSVASYSISSSVVASKLKNPFGFVNADTDELLAEPNCFVQAHAGPAYDVKFYGDGEDALLLSCGDDGQIRGWRWKEFSSSNYSVSSQGNDIKPVLDVVNPQHKGPWGALSPVPENNAIAVNTQGGSVFAASGDSCAYCWDVETGKVKMVFKGHMDYLHCIVARNSSNQIITGSEDGTTRIWDCKSGKCTQVIDPARDLKLKGSASWVGCVALDASESWLACSSGRNISLWNLPASECVSKIPTRACVQDMSFDNNQILTVGTDPLLNRFDMNGTILSQIQCAPSSSFSISLHPAGVMAVGGYGCLVDVISQFGSHMCTFRCQCV from the exons ATGTGCGGCGACGCCACGAACTGGGACGAAGACGCATACAGAGAAACCGTACTCAGGGAGAGGGAAATCCAAACCCGAACCGTTTTCCGAACCGCTTGGGCCCCACCCTACACCTCTAACCTCGACACTCTCCTTGTCGCCTCTAGCGACGGTTCCGTCGCATCCTACTCCATCTCTTCCTCCGTCGTCGCCTCTAAGCTCAAAAAT CCATTCGGTTTTGTCAATGCCGATACAGATGA GTTATTGGCTGAACCAAATTGCTTCGTTCAAGCGCACGCTGGACCTGCTTACGATGTCAAGTTTTATGGTGACGGCGAAGATGCTCTGTTGCTGAG CTGTGGTGATGATGGTCAGATTCGAGGATGGAGATGGAAGGAATTTTCAAGCTCAAATTATTCTGTTTCTTCCCAAG GAAATGATATCAAGCCTGTACTTGATGTGGTGAATCCTCAACACAA AGGTCCTTGGGGTGCACTTTCACCCGTCCCAGAGAATAATGCTATTGCTGTCAATACTCAG GGGGGATCTGTTTTTGCCGCATCTGGTGATTCTTGTGCATATTGTTGGGATGTG GAAACTGGTAAAGTGAAAATGGTATTCAAGGGGCACATGGACTATTTGCATTGTATAGTTGCTCGCAACTCATCAAATCAG ATCATAACAGGTTCGGAGGATGGGACAACACGAATTTGGG ATTGCAAAAGTGGAAAGTGTACGCAAGTGATTGATCCAGCAAGAGATTTGAAATTAAAGGGATCTGCTTCATGGGTTGGTTGTGTTGCTTTAGATGCAAGTGAGAGCTGGTTG GCTTGCAGTAGTGGACGTAATATATCACTTTGGAACCTTCCTGCTTCAGAATGCGTATCAAAGATTCCAACTCGTGCTTGTGTACAAGACATGTCATTTGACAATAATCAA ATTTTGACAGTTGGTACAGATCCTCTACTCAATCGCTTTGACATGAATGGCACTATCCTTTCACAAATACAGTGTGCTCCTTCGTCATCTTTTTCTATCTCCTTACATCCTGCAGGG GTTATGGCAGTTGGAGGTTATGGATGTCTTGTTGATGTTATCTCACAATTTGGCAGCCACATGTGCACATTTCGTTGCCAGTGTGTCTAA
- the LOC100787073 gene encoding peroxidase N-like precursor gives MKRPFSSSGYHFCLMNMFLLLLAVRSQLTTDFYKSSCPNVSKIVRREVQKALMNEIRMAASLLRLHFHDCFVNGCDGSILLDGGDDGEKSAAPNLNSARGYEVVDTIKSSVESACSGVVSCADILAIAARDSVFLSGGPSWKVLLGRRDGTVSNGTLANEALPSPFDPLDTIISKFTNMGLNLTDVVSLSGAHTIGRARCTLFGNRLFNFSGTGAPDSTLDTDMLSDLQSLCPQNGDGNVTTVLDRNSSDLFDSHYFKNLLSGMGLLSSDQILFSSDEANSTTKPLVQSYSNDSGLFFGDFANSMIKMGNINIKTGTNGEIRKNCRVINS, from the exons ATGAAGCGGCCATTTAGTTCGAGCGGTTATCACTTTTGTCTAATGAATATGTTCCTGTTGCTTTTGGCAGTAAGGTCCCAACTGACAACAGACTTTTATAAATCATCATGTCCTAACGTTTCCAAAATAGTAAGGAGAGAAGTTCAAAAAGCTCTAATGAATGAGATTCGAATGGCTGCTTCTTTGCTTCGCCTTCACTTTCATGATTGTTTTGTGAAT GGTTGTGATGGATCAATACTACTAGATGGTGGTGATGATGGAGAGAAATCTGCTGCTCCTAACCTGAACTCTGCTAGAGGATATGAAGTGGTAGATACAATCAAAAGTTCAGTGGAGAGTGCATGCAGTGGGGTTGTCTCCTGTGCTGATATATTAGCCATCGCTGCCAGAGATTCTGTTTTCCTA AGTGGTGGTCCTTCTTGGAAGGTTCTGCTAGGACGAAGAGATGGAACAGTCTCAAACGGAACACTAGCAAATGAGGCGCTTCCTTCGCCATTTGATCCATTAGATACCATCATTTCAAAGTTTACTAATATGGGCCTTAATCTCACAGATGTTGTTTCTTTATCAG GTGCCCATACTATTGGCCGAGCAAGGTGTACACTGTTTGGCAATAGATTATTCAACTTCTCAGGAACAGGTGCACCAGACAGTACTCTAGACACAGACATGCTCTCTGACCTGCAAAGTTTGTGTCCTCAAAATGGAGATGGAAACGTTACAACAGTCCTTGATCGGAATTCCTCGGATCTATTTGACAGTCACTACTTCAAGAACTTGCTCAGTGGAATGGGCCTTCTCAGTTCTGACCAGATTCTATTTTCTAGTGATGAAGCTAATTCAACTACTAAACCTTTAGTCCAGAGCTATAGCAACGATAGTGGACTCTTCTTTGGGGACTTTGCCAACTCTATGATCAAGATGGGGAATATCAATATTAAGACTGGGACTAATGGAGAGATTAGGAAGAACTGCAGAGTGATAAATTCTTAG
- the LOC100820557 gene encoding LOW QUALITY PROTEIN: U-box domain-containing protein 34-like (The sequence of the model RefSeq protein was modified relative to this genomic sequence to represent the inferred CDS: inserted 1 base in 1 codon; deleted 1 base in 1 codon): MSGISSFSTEPKILRNFRFLSISERSYIGLQSSSRRDSFENTTKNEEENPENCGDDIETISLHSFDFIPSAQREQLVMQEEVERLQLELQNTITMYKQVCGELVQAQNEALLLSSESLEETKIVNASLKREEILRKLPAEEKTKYLKVMKELEEAKXKFSKESYERQMAELDVLKESIEKQRIVDTLLSNDRRYRKYTMDEIKLVTNFFAEDLIIGEGGYGKVYKCNLDHSPVAVKVLHQDAINKKDEFLKEVEILSQLHHPNMVLLFGACPESGCLVYEYKENGSLEDYLLKKKKNGKPPLPWFFRFCIVFEMACGLSFLHNSKPEPIVHRDIKPGNVLLDRNYVSKIADIGLAKLLVEVVPDNVTEYRESILAGTLHYMDPEYQRTGTVRPKSDVYAFGVITLQLITGRHARGLIVTVELAQVALKCSALRCRDRPEIDTEVLPVLERFSDAANSSTRMGINSVSVPSQYYCPILQEIMDDPYIAADGFTYEYIAIKAWLSKHNVSPMTKLKLQYSVLTPNHTLRSAIQEWKSGVTF, encoded by the exons ATGTCTGGAATTAGTTCATTCTCGACTGAACCTAAAATTCTAAGGAATTTCCGGTTTTTATCAATATCAGAGCGTAGTTACATTGGTCTGCAATCATCTAGTCGTAGGGATTCTTTTGAAAATACTAccaaaaatgaagaagaaaatccAGAAAACTGCGGAGATGATATTGAAACTATCAGCCTCCATTCATTTGATTTCATTCCTTCTGCACAACGTGAACAG TTAGTCATGCAAGAAGAAGTGGAACGGCTGCAGCTGGAGTTGCAAAATACTATCACCATGTATAAACAGGTCTGTGGAGAGCTGGTTCAAGCTCAAAACGAG GCCCTTTTACTTTCTTCTGAATCTCTTGAAGAAACTAAAATAGTCAATGCTTCCCTAAAAAGAGAGGAGATTTTGAGAAAGTTGCCTGCTGAAGAGAAAACAAAGTATTTAAAAGTCATGAAGGAGCTTGAGGAGGCCA ATAAGTTTTCCAAAGAGTCATATGAAAGACAGATGGCTGAACTTGATGTCCTTAAAGAATCAATAGAAAAACAGAGAATTGTGGATACATTGCTCTCAAATGACAGGAGATACAGAAAGTACACCATGGATGAAATCAAGCTAGTAACGAACTTTTTTGCTGAGGACTTGATAATTGGTGAAGGAGGATATGGGAAAGTTTACAAGTGTAATCTTGATCACTCACCAGTAGCTGTAAAGGTTCTGCATCAAGACGCAATCAACAAGAAAGATGAGTTTCTAAAAGAG GTTGAGATTCTTAGTCAACTACATCATCCTAATATGGTATTGTTATTTGGAGCCTGTCCTGAGAGTGGTTGTCTTGTTTATGAATACAAGGAAAATGGAAGTCTAGAAGACTatcttctcaaaaaaaaa aaaaatggaaaacccCCACTTCCGTGGTTTTTTCGATTTTGTATAGTTTTTGAAATGGCTTGTGGGCTCTCATTCTTGCATAATTCAAAGCCAGAGCCTATTGTCCATCGAGATATAAAACCTGGCAATGTCTTGTTAGACAGAAATTATGTGAGCAAAATTGCAGATATTGGGCTGGCTAAACTCCTTGTAGAAGTAGTGCCTGACAATGTCACTGAGTACAGAGAATCAATTCTTGCCGGTACTCTGCATTACATGGACCCAGAGTATCAGAGAACTGGCACTGTCAGACCAAAATCAGATGTATATGCTTTTGGAGTCATAACTCTCCAATTGATAACTGGTCGCCATGCACGTGGACTCATCGTGACAGTGGAATTGGCTCAAGTAGCCCTTAAATGCTCTGCACTTAGATGCAGAGATAGACCAGAAATTGATACTGAAGTTCTTCCAGTGCTTGAAAGATTTTCTGATGCGGCAAATTCTAGTACAAGGATGGGAATAAATAGTGTAAGTGTGCCAAGCCAGTATTATTGTCCAATCCTTCAG GAAATCATGGATGATCCATATATTGCTGCGGATGGGTTCACTTATGAGTACATAGCAATCAAGGCATGGCTCAGCAAACACAATGTGTCACCCATGACAAAGCTTAAACTTCAGTATTCTGTGCTGACTCCAAACCATACTTTACGTTCAGCCATTCAGGAGTGGAAGTCTGGAGTGACCTTTTGA
- the GLYI-18 gene encoding putative lactoylglutathione lyase, with product MSCCSCSAMAFLLKAPSFLPPLNQKLNYTHKSFSPINLQSKFYHASVRNGRWNVPSMTIKAQAAVEGDVLLDEESICVNEESDYGVVCMHHVGILCENLERSLDFYQNVLGLKINEARPHNKLPYRGAWLWVGSEMIHLMELPNPDPLTGRPQHGGRDRHTCIAIRDVSKLKAIFDKAGIAYTLSHSGRPAIFTRDPDANALEFTQVDD from the exons ATGAGTTGTTGTTCTTGCTCTGCCATGGCCTTCCTTCTCAAAGCACCTTCCTTTCTCCCTCCTCTTAACCAAAAG TTGAATTATACCCATAAAAGCTTTTCTCCCATAAACCTGCAATCCAAATTTTACCATGCTAGTGTCAGAAATGGGAGATGGAACGTTCCTAGCATGACAATAAAAGCTCAGGCAGCTGTTGAAGGGGATGTACTACTTGACGAAGAATCCATCTGTGTCAATGAAGAAAGTG ATTACGGGGTCGTTTGTATGCACCATGTTGGAATTTTATGTGAAAACCTAGAAAgatcacttgacttttatcaaAATGTTCTAG GCCTCAAGATAAATGAAGCAAGGCCACATAATAAGCTTCCATACAGGGGTGCTTGGTTGTGGGTAGGCTCTGAGATGATTCATTTGATGGAGCTTCCAAACCCTGACCCTTTAACTGGACGACCTCAACACGGTGGTCGAGATCGTCACACGTGTATTGCAATTCGTGATGTTTCTAAGCTGAAAGCAATCTTTGATAAAGCTG GTATCGCTTACACACTTAGTCATTCTGGAAGACCAGCAATCTTTACACGTGATCCCGATGCAAATGCTTTAGAGTTTACACAAGTAGATGATTGA